In one window of Bos taurus isolate L1 Dominette 01449 registration number 42190680 breed Hereford chromosome 4, ARS-UCD2.0, whole genome shotgun sequence DNA:
- the SNX10 gene encoding sorting nexin-10: MFPEQQKEEFVSVWVRDPRIQKEDFWHSYIDYEICIHTNSMCFTMKTSCVRRRYREFVWLRQRLQSNALLVQLPELPSKNLFFNMNNRQHVDQRRQGLEDFLRKVLQNALLLSDSSLHLFLQSHLNSEDIEACVSGQTKYSVEEAIHKFALMNRRFPEEEEGKKENDIDYDSESSSSGFGHSSDDSSSHGCKMSTAPQES, from the exons GAATTTGTAAGTGTCTGGGTTCGAGATCCTAGGATTCAGAAGGAGGACTTCTGGCACTCTTATATCGACTATGAGATATGTATTCAT aCCAATAGCATGTGTTTTACAATGAAAACATCCTGTGTGAGAAGAAGGTACAGAGAATTTGTGTGGCTGAGGCAGAGACTCCAAAGTAATGCATTACTGGT aCAACTGCCAGAACTTCCATCTAAAAACCTATTTTTCAACATGAACAATCGCCAGCATGTAGATCAGCGCCGTCAGGGTTTGGAGGATTTCCTCAGAAA gGTTCTACAGAATGCACTTCTGCTTTCAGATAGCAGCCTTCACCTCTTCCTGCAAAGTCATCTAAATTCAGAAGACATCGAGGCATGTGTTTCTGGGCAGACTAAGTACTCTGTAGAAGAAGCAATTCACAAGTTTGCCTTGATGAACAGACGTTTCcctgaagaagaggaaggaaaaaaagaaaacgatATAGATTATGATTCAGAAAG ttcATCCTCTGGGTTTGGACATAGTAGTGATGACAGCAGTTCGCACGGATGTAAAATGAGCACAGCTCCGCAGGAAtcctga
- the SNX10 gene encoding sorting nexin-10 isoform X2 — MCFTMKTSCVRRRYREFVWLRQRLQSNALLVQLPELPSKNLFFNMNNRQHVDQRRQGLEDFLRKVLQNALLLSDSSLHLFLQSHLNSEDIEACVSGQTKYSVEEAIHKFALMNRRFPEEEEGKKENDIDYDSESSSSGFGHSSDDSSSHGCKMSTAPQES; from the exons ATGTGTTTTACAATGAAAACATCCTGTGTGAGAAGAAGGTACAGAGAATTTGTGTGGCTGAGGCAGAGACTCCAAAGTAATGCATTACTGGT aCAACTGCCAGAACTTCCATCTAAAAACCTATTTTTCAACATGAACAATCGCCAGCATGTAGATCAGCGCCGTCAGGGTTTGGAGGATTTCCTCAGAAA gGTTCTACAGAATGCACTTCTGCTTTCAGATAGCAGCCTTCACCTCTTCCTGCAAAGTCATCTAAATTCAGAAGACATCGAGGCATGTGTTTCTGGGCAGACTAAGTACTCTGTAGAAGAAGCAATTCACAAGTTTGCCTTGATGAACAGACGTTTCcctgaagaagaggaaggaaaaaaagaaaacgatATAGATTATGATTCAGAAAG ttcATCCTCTGGGTTTGGACATAGTAGTGATGACAGCAGTTCGCACGGATGTAAAATGAGCACAGCTCCGCAGGAAtcctga